A DNA window from Linepithema humile isolate Giens D197 chromosome 6, Lhum_UNIL_v1.0, whole genome shotgun sequence contains the following coding sequences:
- the obe gene encoding activating signal cointegrator 1 complex subunit 3 — protein MSKLPRITRSLRMFTSLERRRETLEPNDVLRKRQEQEKKLKSNFNWNDICENASKELMVYLLKLRNVVQQALLDASPDVINEFTVFTLHLLIHKETLTQEEYNMLGQKSGHISFTLANVIMQIITEIQTKFYEEAIQLLSEFKENTDADIPDRHIFGTNIPYNQARVVWPDTDKLHNMSTEGTISSTDKFTMMIHETKSSVQKKSSFDKATFTKGLKDCHKAISIDISYQNFESVMVEKIKTSENIQTELFDMLGYKHLDFIEYIIEHQKMIISTYSTIQKVTKKSQTIAPRPAISSQVIVQSEEEKQLNKQVRKEEKKWNKMANKRDAKSDAEETQIDPISLRLLRQEALTASCKPLFPTKNILERGTQEQYRFVFDSKASIKQTSIVSGKKLLLAEDVRRENNSLCEEVHIPIPKQDIIDIQINPVLISSLDEIGQMAFNGVKSLNKIQSIVFDVAYNTNENLLICAPTGAGKTNVAMLTVVHQLKQNIEDGQLQKSQFKIIYIAPMKALAAEMTANFSKRLSPLGVCVRELTGDMQLTKLEIQQTQMIVTTPEKWDVVTRKGTGDIALTSIVRLLIIDEVHLLHGDRGPVVEALVARTLRQVESSQSMIRIVGLSATLPNYVDVARFLRVNPHKGLFYFDQRFRPVPLSQTFIGVKAVRPLQQMTDMDLVCYNNVVDMVKQGHQVMVFVHARNATVRMANVLRELALNNNTLKYFQSDEQAKHVNKAFIKSRNKHLAELFNNGLSVHHAGLMRSDRNLVEKYFADGLIKVLVCTATLAWGVNLPAHAVIIRGTEIYDSKHGSFVDLGILDVLQIFGRAGRPQFDTTGHAVIITSHDKLSHYLSLLTNQIPIESSFITYLADNLNAEIALGTISNVAEAVEWLSYTYLFVRMKLNFQAYGLVYQTLLDDPNLEKTRKGLVDKAATALDKARMVRYDMRTGDLSTTDLGRIASHYYLKYDTVEIFNDMMTDIMNEGEVLAMISHAQEFEQLKVRDDETGELDELLNRCELVAKGGAENVYGKVNILLQTYLSRGRVNTASLISDQAYVTQNAARIVRALFEIMLRKNNAVMAGRMLELARMFEAQQWSFLTPLRQFDCLSMEVIDKIEQRDLAVYRLQEMDVKEIGFILRDQRAAMLVKNCCNELPVLEMEYNLQPITRTVLRIRLKLIPQFHWNDRVHGKSSQAFWIWIEDPDNNFIYHHEYFILTRKMVCQQLEQELVITIPLSEPLPAQYLVRVTSDHWLGCESTLPLTFHDLILPETHPPHTNLLELQPLPITVLKNEAFESLYKFTHFNPIQTQIFHCLYHTDNNVLLGAPTGSGKTIAAEIAMFRVFKQHPDQKVVYIAPLKALVRERINDWKIRLERDLGKKVVELTGDVSPDVKIIAGASVIVTTPEKWDGISRSWQTRNYVRKVALIVIDEIHLLGEDRGPVLEVIISRTNFISSHTQKKVRIVGLSTALANAIDLANWLGIQEMGLYNFRPSVRPVPLEVHISGFPGKHYCPRMATMNRPTFQAIRQHAPSSPSLVFVSSRRQTRLTALDLIAYLAVEDNPKQWLRMQEVEMNNILENIKDSNLKLTLAFGIGLHHAGLQDRDRKTVEELFVNNKIQVLITTATLAWGVNFPAHLVVIKGTEYYDGKLKRYVDMPITDVLQMMGRAGRPQFDNSGVAVVLVHDLKKSFYKKFLYEPFPVESSLMEVLPDHINAEIVAGTIKSKQEFLDYLTWTYYFRRLMKNPKYYNLDVLEPQCINEYLSMLVEDTLKTLIDSLCIDFDEDEQALVSLPMGKIASFYYLSHNTMLMFVQSLEENLSLDQYLHILCNSHEYNELPVRHNEELLNEKLATQCRFPVDQYTYDSPHTKAFLLLQAHFSRLPLPCTDYITDLKSVLDQAIRIIQAMIDTVAERGWLISTLRITQIFQMIVQAQWIDESAITTLPHINKEDLHLFSPFSGALPKLCFITRDDYNRLEKILCKNYYENEIREIHQVIREMPSITVDLALESSRDVNEKRKITLTHEENDAILVRSDTEYTLNIGLRRIHHSRTLKAHCPMFQKGKDESWFLILGDIRNKELLALKRVSGVNSQHRSHQLQFTTPHHLGPTKLTFYLISDCYIGLDQQYNICLNVATN, from the exons ATGTCAAAATTACCACGTATAACTAGGTCCTTGCGGATGTTTACTTCCTTAGAACGCAGAAGAGAAACATTAGAACCAAATGATGTACTGAGAAAAAGGCAAGagcaggaaaaaaaattaaaaag cAATTTTAATTGGAATGATATATGTGAAAATGCATCTAAAGAACTTAtggtatatttattaaaactgaGAAATGTTGTACAACAAGCTTTAT TGGATGCCTCGCCAGATGTCATAAATGAATTTACAGTTTttacattgcatttattaatccataaagaaacattaacGCAAGAAGAATATAATATGCTTGGCCAAAAATCAGGACACATATCATTTACTTTGGCAAATGTTATAATGCAG atAATCAcagaaattcagacaaaattttatgaagaagCTATACAATTGTTATCAGAATTTAAAGAGAATACAGATGCTGATATTCCTGATCGACACATTTTTGGCACAAACATTCCTTACAATCAGGCAAGAGTTGTATGGCCTGATACTGATAAACTTCATAACATGTCTACAGAAGGAACAATTTCAAGTACtgataaatttacaatgatGATACATGAAACAAAGTCTTCAGTGCAAAAGAAATCTTCA TTTGACAAAGCAACATTCACAAAAGGATTAAAAGATTGCCATAAAGCAATCAGTATAGATATATCGTATCAGAATTTTGAATCAGTAATGGTGGAGAAGATAAAAACCTCTGAAAATATACAAACCGAATTATTTGATATGCTAGGTTATAAACATTTAGattttatcgaatatattattgaacatCAGAAGATGATCATATCGACGTATTCAACCATCCAAAAAGTGACCAAGAAATCACAAACAATTGCACCGAGACCTGCAATCAGTAGTCAAGTAATTGTACAATCTGAAGAAGAAAAGCAGTTGAACAAACAGGTACGTAAAGAGGAAaagaaatggaataaaatGGCGAACAAGAGAGACGCCAAGTCGGATGCTGAAGAAACTCAAATTGATCCGATCTCATTACGACTTCTAAGACAAGAAGCATTGACAGCTAGCTGTAAACCACTATTTCCAACAAAAAATATCCTGGAGCGAGGCACACAAGAACAGTATCGTTTTGTATTTGATTCTAAAGCGAGTATTAAGCAAACGAGTATTGTATCGGGAAAGAAGTTATTGTTGGCCGAGGATGTTAGGAGGGAGAACAATAGTCTCTGCGAAGAAGTACACATACCGATACCGAAACAAGATATTATCGACATTCAAATAAATCCCGTGTTGATATCTTCTCTGGATGAAATTGGTCAAATGGCTTTCAATGGTGtgaaatcattaaataaaatccaaAGTATCGTTTTCGATGTCGCGTACAACACTAACGAGAATCTACTGATTTGCGCGCCGACCGGAGCGGGAAAGACAAACGTGGCGATGCTGACTGTGGTGCACCAATTGAAGCAGAACATTGAAGACGGACAGTTGCAGAAGAGCCAATTCAAGATAATCTATATCGCGCCTATGAAAGCCCTAGCAGCGGAGATGACCGCCAACTTTAGCAAAAGACTCAGCCCTCTCGGCGTGTGCGTGCGCGAGTTGACCGGCGATATGCAACTGACGAAATTGGAAATCCAGCAAACCCAGATGATAGTAACCACGCCAGAGAAGTGGGACGTTGTCACCAGGAAGGGGACGGGCGACATCGCCCTCACCAGCATTGTAAGATTACTGATTATCGACGAGGTGCATTTGCTACACGGCGACAGAGGACCGGTGGTGGAGGCGCTGGTCGCGAGAACTCTGCGCCAAGTGGAATCGTCGCAGAGTATGATCAGAATAGTCGGACTGTCCGCCACGTTGCCGAACTATGTGGACGTCGCGCGATTTTTGCGCGTCAATCCTCACAAGGGATTGTTCTACTTCGATCAGCGCTTCCGGCCGGTGCCGCTCAGTCAGACGTTTATCGGCGTCAAGGCCGTCCGGCCGCTGCAGCAGATGACCGACATGGACCTCGTGTGCTACAACAATGTCGTGGACATGGTGAAGCAAGGCCATCAGGTCATGGTGTTTGTACACGCGCGGAACGCCACCGTAAGAATGGCGAACGTGTTGCGCGAGCTGGCGCTGAACAACAACACACTCAAATACTTTCAATCGGACGAGCAGGCAAAGCATGTGAACAAAGCCTTCATCAAGTCGCGTAACAAGCACCTCGCTGAGTTGTTTAACAACGGATTGTCGGTGCATCACGCCGGCTTGATGCGCTCGGACCGAAATCTGGTCGAGAAATATTTCGCCGATGGCCTGATCAAGGTTCTGGTGTGCACAGCCACACTGGCGTGGGGCGTGAACCTGCCTGCGCACGCGGTCATCATACGAGGAACCGAGATCTACGATTCGAAGCACGGCTCGTTCGTGGACCTGGGCATATTGGACGTATTGCAGATCTTCGGTCGTGCCGGCAGACCGCAATTCGACACGACGGGCCACGCGGTCATTATCACGTCGCATGACAAGCTGTCGCACTATCTGTCGCTACTGACGAATCAAATACCGATCGAAAGCAGCTTTATTACGTATCTGGCGGATAATTTGAACGCCGAGATAGCGTTAGGCACGATATCCAACGTGGCGGAAGCGGTCGAATGGTTGAGTTACACTTATTTGTTTGTGCGAATGAAATTGAACTTCCAGGCGTACGGCCTGGTCTATCAGACCCTCCTGGACGATCCGAATCTCGAGAAGACGCGGAAAGGACTCGTGGATAAGGCTGCCACGGCGCTGGACAAGGCACGAATGGTTAGATACGACATGCGCACAGGTGATCTCAGCACGACTGATTTGGGGCGCATCGCCAGCCACTATTATCTCAAGTACGACACCGTCGAAATCTTCAACGACATGATGACAGACATCATGAACGAGGGGGAAGTTTTGGCGATGATATCGCACGCACAGGAATTTGAGCAGCTCAAAGTACGGGACGACGAGACAGGCGAGCTGGACGAGCTGCTGAACAGATGCGAGCTCGTGGCGAAGGGCGGTGCGGAGAACGTCTACGGCAAGGTGAACATTCTGTTGCAGACATACTTGTCTAGGGGCCGCGTGAACACGGCCTCCTTGATATCCGATCAGGCTTACGTCACGCAGAACGCCGCGCGGATAGTCAGGGCGCTGTTCGAGATCATGCTTCGGAAGAACAACGCAGTGATGGCCGGACGAATGTTGGAATTGGCGCGGATGTTCGAGGCGCAGCAGTGGAGCTTCCTGACACCGTTGCGTCAGTTTGACTGCCTGTCCATGGAGGTGATCGATAAAATCGAGCAGCGAGATCTCGCGGTCTATCGATTGCAGGAGATGGATGTGAAGGAGATCGGCTTCATCCTGCGGGACCAACGGGCGGCAATGCTGGTGAAGAACTGCTGCAATGAATTGCCCGTGTTGGAAATGGAATACAATTTGCAACCTATCACGCGCACCGTTCTCAGGATACGGCTCAAGCTGATCCCGCAGTTCCATTGGAATGACAGAGTTCACGGGAAGAGCTCGCAGGCGTTCTGGATATGGATCGAGGATCCGGATAACAACTTTATCTACCACCACGAGTACTTCATACTGACGAGGAAGATGGTCTGCCAGCAACTCGAGCAGGAGCTTGTGATCACGATACCGCTGTCCGAGCCGTTGCCGGCGCAGTATCTGGTGCGAGTCACGAGCGATCACTGGCTCGGCTGCGAAAGCACGTTGCCGTTGACCTTCCACGATCTCATCCTGCCGGAGACTCATCCGCCGCACACGAATCTGCTGGAGCTGCAGCCGTTACCGATCACCGTGCTGAAGAACGAGGCCTTCGAGAGTCTGTACAAATTCACGCACTTCAATCCGATACAGACGCAAATCTTCCACTGCTTGTATCACACCGACAACAACGTTCTCCTCGGCGCGCCGACCGGCTCGGGGAAAACGATCGCGGCGGAGATCGCCATGTTCCGCGTCTTCAAGCAACATCCCGATCAGAAGGTCGTTTACATAGCGCCGTTGAAAGCTTTGGTGAGGGAGCGCATAAACGACTGGAAGATACGACTGGAGAGAGACCTGGGCAAGAAAGTGGTGGAGTTGACCGGCGACGTGTCGCCGGACGTGAAGATCATAGCCGGCGCGAGCGTGATCGTCACGACGCCTGAGAAGTGGGACGGCATCAGCCGAAGCTGGCAGACGCGTAACTACGTGAGGAAAGTGGCGCTCATAGTGATCGACGAGATTCACCTGCTCGGCGAGGATCGCGGACCAGTGCTCGAGGTGATCATCTCCCGCACCAACTTCATATCGTCGCACACGCAGAAGAAGGTCAGAATCGTGGGGCTGTCCACCGCGCTCGCGAACGCGATCGATCTCGCCAATTGGCTTGGCATCCAAGAGATGGGTCTCTACAACTTCCGTCCGTCCGTGCGACCTGTGCCGTTGGAGGTTCACATCAGCGGCTTCCCCGGCAAGCACTATTGCCCCCGAATGGCGACCATGAACAGACCGACGTTCCAGGCGATCAGGCAACACGCGCCTTCCAGTCCCTCACTCGTGTTCGTGTCCTCCCGCAGGCAGACGCGTCTGACCGCCCTGGATCTGATCGCCTATCTCGCGGTGGAGGATAATCCCAAGCAGTGGCTGCGCATGCAGGAGGTAGAGATGAATAACATCTTGGAGAATATAAAGGACTCGAATCTGAAGCTCACGCTTGCCTTCGGAATCGGCCTTCATCACGCCGGCCTCCAGGACAGAGACAGGAAAACCGTGGAGGAATTATTTGTCAATAATAAGATACAG GTATTAATTACTACAGCTACTTTGGCTTGGGGCGTCAACTTTCCCGCTCATCTGGTTGTGATAAAGGGCACGGAATATTATGACGGCAAACTGAAGCGTTACGTAGACATGCCGATAACGGATGTCCTCCAAATGATGGGTCGCGCCGGAAGACCGCAATTCGATAACTCCGGCGTGGCAGTCGTCCTTGTGCACGACTTAAAAAAGAGTTTCTACAAGAAGTTCTTGTACGAGCCGTTCCCCGTGGAGTCCAGTCTGATGGAAGTATTGCCCGATCATATTAACGCCGAGATCGTCGCCGGCACCATCAAGAGCAAGCAAGAGTTTCTCGATTACTTGACGTGGACGTATTATTTTCGAAGATTGATGAAAAACCCAAAATATTACAACCTGGATGTCTTGGAGCCTCAGTGCATCAATGAATATCTCTCGATGTTGGTGGAGGACACTTTAAAGACGTTAATAGATTCACTCTGCATCGATTTCGACGAG GACGAACAAGCACTAGTTTCACTGCCGATGGGGAAGATAGcgtcgttttattatttatcgcataACACGATGTTGATGTTTGTGCAATCACTGGAAGAAAACTTGTCATTGGATCAGTATCTACATATACTCTGCAACTCGCACGAATATAACGAATTACCTGTGAGACACAACGAGGAACTGTTAAATGA GAAATTAGCAACACAGTGCCGTTTTCCCGTGGACCAGTACACTTATGATTCGCCGCACACAAAAGCGTTCCTCTTGCTGCAAGCACATTTCTCAAGGCTTCCATTACCGTGCACCGATTATATCACCGATCTAAAATCAGTACTTGATCAAGCAATCAGGATAATACAG gCAATGATCGACACAGTCGCGGAACGTGGTTGGTTAATTAGCACACTGAGGATAACGCAAATCTTTCAAATGATCGTGCAAGCACAATGGATCGATGAATCTGCGATTACAACGTTACCACACATAAATAAGGAAGACTTGCATTTGTTTTCACCATTCTCAGGGGCTCTTCCGAAGTTGTGCTTCATTACGCGTGACGATTACAATAGACTCGAGAAGATTTTGTGTAAGAACTACTACGAAAACGAAATACGCGAG aTACATCAAGTAATTAGAGAAATGCCATCAATAACCGTTGATTTGGCATTGGAGAGTTCTCGGGATGTCAATGAGAAAAGGAAGATAACATTGACGCATGAAGAGAATGATGCTATATTAGTTCGATCAGATACGGAGTATACATTAAACATCGGGCTGCGAAGGATACACCATTCTCGAACTTTAAAAGCACATTGTCCAATGTTTCAGAAGGGAAAGGATGAAAGCTGGTTCTTAATATTAGGCGACATTCGTAATAAAGAATTGTTGGCTCTGAAGAGAGTATCTGGTGTAAATAGCCAGCACAGATCTCATCAGTTGCAGTTTACCACTCCTCACCATTTAG gaCCGACTAAGTTGACGTTCTACTTGATTTCCGATTGCTACATCGGATTAGATCAACAGTACAATATTTGTCTAAATGTAGCAACCAATTAA
- the LOC105671344 gene encoding protein MEMO1, with amino-acid sequence MALIRRASHAGSWYSDNGSELSKQLEGWLGAADLSHGPARAIISPHAGYSYCGACAGFAYRQISPVVVRRIFILGPSHHVRLPGCALSSASVYRTPLYDLHIDQQVRRELEETGHFECMDLTTDEEEHSIEMQLPFIAKVMEGFKDLFTIIPILVGSLSPEREALYGRLLAPYMADSQTLFVISSDFCHWGQRFRYTYYDRSCGPIYRSIQNLDKMGMDIIETLNPAMFTEYLKKYGNTICGRHPIGVLLQAIHSLKGNTNGQRMNLKFLKYAQSSQCNNMNDSSVSYASASLVLE; translated from the exons ATGGCATTAATTAGGAGAGCTTCTCACGCTGGTAGCTGGTACTCGGATAATG GTTCAGAATTAAGCAAGCAATTAGAAGGTTGGTTGGGAGCAGCTGACTTATCTCATGGACCTGCAAGAGCAATCATTTCCCC GCATGCAGGGTATAGTTATTGCGGGGCATGTGCTGGTTTTGCTTATCGGCAAATTAGTCCTGTTGTTGT CCGTAGGATATTTATTCTAGGCCCTTCTCATCATGTGAGATTGCCAGGTTGTGCCCTATCTTCGGCTTCTGTTTACCGAACACCGTTATATGATCTACATATCGACCAACAAG TGAGAAGAGAACTTGAAGAAACTGGTCATTTTGAATGCATGGATCTGACTACAGATGAAGAAGAGCATAGTATTGAGATGCAGCTACCATTCATCGCTAAAGTTATGGAAGG ATTCAAGGACTTATTTACCATAATACCTATTTTGGTGGGATCCTTGAGCCCGGAGAGAGAAGCGCTTTATGGGAGACTATTAGCACCTTACATGGCTGATTCACAAACATTATTTGTCATCTCTTCAGATTTCTGCCATTGGGGACAGCGTTTCCGCTATACTTATTACGATAGATCATGTGGGCCTATATACAGATCTATTCAAAACCTTGACAAAATG GGTATGGACATTATAGAGACTTTGAATCCTGCTATGTTCACGGAGTATCTTAAGAAATATGGTAATACTATATGTGGCCGGCATCCGATTGGCGTTTTATTGCAG GCAATTCACAGTCTTAAAGGAAACACAAATGGTCAAAGGATGaatctgaaatttttgaaatatgctCAAAGTAGTCAATGTAACAATATGAATGACAGTTCTGTCAGTTACGCTAGTGCTTCCCTGGTTCTcgagtga
- the Rga gene encoding regulator of gene activity isoform X2: MANLNFEQPRSIANASLTSRAAGGGGALNTSTLAGHVTPTSGMFSGSSASTSSTANTAIVATNVYPGASGSGGGQNSHQQQQQLSPMGSRGLFGQRAFTDRRTMPALGASNPMGSMGSFGIPPSRNYGSQGAVNNFHSVFGSGGGGDTSTPPLLDLSEFPSLTNRGQGDSMPQPSPMPGKQPYVGMVKQPTSESSEFTMSSEDFPALPGTQNREGPSPGGSVSGDKNIPVGLGPEIGQDVLQANRAPGSEKSQSSKRGIQTSPDGKVTNIPASMVKDQFGMVGLLTFIRAAETDPNLVSLALGQDLTALGLNLNSPENLYQNFGGPWAETPCRPQDIDFHVPPEYLINAAIRDKLAPVKLNRYKDDLLFYMFYTNVGDVLQLAAAAELYSREWRYHMEEKVWITQAPGLGIVEKTSTYERGTYYYFDAQNWRKVAKEFHLDYTKLESRPHLPANFHQTQP; encoded by the exons ATGGCCAATTTGAACTTTGAACAACCACGCAGTATTGCGAACGCAAGTCTCACTTCACGCGCAGCTGGCGGCGGAGGTGCTTTGAACACGTCGACCCTTGCGGGTCATGTCACGCCCACCTCGGGCATGTTCTCAGGCTCGTCTGCAAGCACCTCGAGTACAGCGAATACAGCGATAGTTGCTACTAACGTTTATCCCGGAGCGTCGGGCTCTGGCGGCGGACAGAATAGTCaccagcaacagcagcaactcTCTCCTATGGGCAGTAGAGGACTGTTTGGGCAGAGAGCTTTTACTGACAGACGTACGATGCCTGCTCTTGG AGCTTCAAATCCAATGGGTAGTATGGGCAGTTTCGGAATACCTCCAAGTCGTAATTACGGATCTCAAGGTGCGGTTAACAATTTCCACTCTGTTTTTGGGAGTGGAGGTGGAGGAGATACGAGTACTCCTCCTCTGTTAGATCTCTCGGAGTTTCCCTCCCTAACAAATAGAGGTCAAGGTGATTCTATGCCGCAACCTAGTCCCATGCCTGGGAAACAGCCTTATG TTGGAATGGTGAAGCAACCAACATCCGAGTCGAGCGAATTTACTATGAGCTCGGAGGACTTTCCTGCATTACCGGGTACGCAAAACCGAGAAGGTCCATCGCCCGGTGGCAGTGTGTCTGGTGATAAGAATATACCTGTAGGATTAGGTCCGGAGATCGGACAGGATGTGTTGCAAGCCAACAGAGCTCCTGGATCTGAAAAATCTCAGTCTTCTAAAAGAGGCATCCAAACATCGCCCGATG GCAAGGTGACGAACATACCTGCAAGTATGGTGAAAGATCAATTTGGCATGGTTGGGCTTTTGACGTTTATTAGAGCAGCGGAAACGGATCCGAATTTAGTGTCACTGGCATTAGGCCAAGATCTTACTGCGTTAGGACTGAATTTGAATTCGCCGGAAAATCTTTATCAGAATTTTGGTGGCCCCTGGGCAGAAACACCCTGTCGACCGCAGGATATCGATTTTCATGTACCACCGGAGTATCTTATAAATGCTGCTATCAG gGATAAGTTAGCACCagttaaattaaatcgatATAAAGACGATctactattttatatgttttatacaaaTGTTGGGGATGTATTGCAATTAGCTGCGGCGGCGGAATT GTACAGCAGAGAATGGCGATATCATATGGAGGAAAAGGTTTGGATAACGCAGGCGCCAGGTTTGGGAATTGTAGAAAAGACATCGACATATGAACGTggtacttattattattttgatgcGCAAAACTGGAGAAAGGTAGCTAAGGAATTCCATTTGGATTACACAAAACTAGAAAGTAGACCTCATCTTCCCGCGAACTTTCACCAAACTCAGCCTTGA
- the Rga gene encoding regulator of gene activity isoform X1 → MANLNFEQPRSIANASLTSRAAGGGGALNTSTLAGHVTPTSGMFSGSSASTSSTANTAIVATNVYPGASGSGGGQNSHQQQQQLSPMGSRGLFGQRAFTDRRTMPALGHLHLYCRASNPMGSMGSFGIPPSRNYGSQGAVNNFHSVFGSGGGGDTSTPPLLDLSEFPSLTNRGQGDSMPQPSPMPGKQPYVGMVKQPTSESSEFTMSSEDFPALPGTQNREGPSPGGSVSGDKNIPVGLGPEIGQDVLQANRAPGSEKSQSSKRGIQTSPDGKVTNIPASMVKDQFGMVGLLTFIRAAETDPNLVSLALGQDLTALGLNLNSPENLYQNFGGPWAETPCRPQDIDFHVPPEYLINAAIRDKLAPVKLNRYKDDLLFYMFYTNVGDVLQLAAAAELYSREWRYHMEEKVWITQAPGLGIVEKTSTYERGTYYYFDAQNWRKVAKEFHLDYTKLESRPHLPANFHQTQP, encoded by the exons ATGGCCAATTTGAACTTTGAACAACCACGCAGTATTGCGAACGCAAGTCTCACTTCACGCGCAGCTGGCGGCGGAGGTGCTTTGAACACGTCGACCCTTGCGGGTCATGTCACGCCCACCTCGGGCATGTTCTCAGGCTCGTCTGCAAGCACCTCGAGTACAGCGAATACAGCGATAGTTGCTACTAACGTTTATCCCGGAGCGTCGGGCTCTGGCGGCGGACAGAATAGTCaccagcaacagcagcaactcTCTCCTATGGGCAGTAGAGGACTGTTTGGGCAGAGAGCTTTTACTGACAGACGTACGATGCCTGCTCTTGG TCATCTCCATCTGTATTGCAGAGCTTCAAATCCAATGGGTAGTATGGGCAGTTTCGGAATACCTCCAAGTCGTAATTACGGATCTCAAGGTGCGGTTAACAATTTCCACTCTGTTTTTGGGAGTGGAGGTGGAGGAGATACGAGTACTCCTCCTCTGTTAGATCTCTCGGAGTTTCCCTCCCTAACAAATAGAGGTCAAGGTGATTCTATGCCGCAACCTAGTCCCATGCCTGGGAAACAGCCTTATG TTGGAATGGTGAAGCAACCAACATCCGAGTCGAGCGAATTTACTATGAGCTCGGAGGACTTTCCTGCATTACCGGGTACGCAAAACCGAGAAGGTCCATCGCCCGGTGGCAGTGTGTCTGGTGATAAGAATATACCTGTAGGATTAGGTCCGGAGATCGGACAGGATGTGTTGCAAGCCAACAGAGCTCCTGGATCTGAAAAATCTCAGTCTTCTAAAAGAGGCATCCAAACATCGCCCGATG GCAAGGTGACGAACATACCTGCAAGTATGGTGAAAGATCAATTTGGCATGGTTGGGCTTTTGACGTTTATTAGAGCAGCGGAAACGGATCCGAATTTAGTGTCACTGGCATTAGGCCAAGATCTTACTGCGTTAGGACTGAATTTGAATTCGCCGGAAAATCTTTATCAGAATTTTGGTGGCCCCTGGGCAGAAACACCCTGTCGACCGCAGGATATCGATTTTCATGTACCACCGGAGTATCTTATAAATGCTGCTATCAG gGATAAGTTAGCACCagttaaattaaatcgatATAAAGACGATctactattttatatgttttatacaaaTGTTGGGGATGTATTGCAATTAGCTGCGGCGGCGGAATT GTACAGCAGAGAATGGCGATATCATATGGAGGAAAAGGTTTGGATAACGCAGGCGCCAGGTTTGGGAATTGTAGAAAAGACATCGACATATGAACGTggtacttattattattttgatgcGCAAAACTGGAGAAAGGTAGCTAAGGAATTCCATTTGGATTACACAAAACTAGAAAGTAGACCTCATCTTCCCGCGAACTTTCACCAAACTCAGCCTTGA